One Bradyrhizobium zhanjiangense DNA segment encodes these proteins:
- a CDS encoding NAD(P)-dependent oxidoreductase, which yields MRRAQWRARRLHGRDAGAARLRHHQRRHRGRGLIMARVAFIGLGRMGHGMAGRYLDAGFTVTLWNRSKAKAEDLIARGAQWATSPEDAAIDADAVVTMVADDEASRAVWLGPKGAAKTAKAGTIGIECSTVSYDHAREMGRELNARGLIYIDCPVTGLPDAAASGKLTLLVGANAADLERARPYLDPIGSTIRHFGAVGTGTVYKLINNLLGAIQIAGLAEGLAIAEQAGLDMNLVLESIQAGVAASPQVQRHSKRMVARDFGVATFTAALRHKDAAYAVELAESLLADKPLVARAAVEAYAQAKAVMPDDDEGRMIELVSRPKKFS from the coding sequence ATCCGGCGTGCTCAATGGCGAGCTCGACGACTTCATGGCCGCGACGCTGGCGCAGCGCGCCTTCGGCACCACCAGCGGCGACATCGAGGACGTGGATTGATCATGGCCCGCGTCGCCTTCATCGGGCTTGGGCGGATGGGGCACGGCATGGCCGGCCGCTATCTCGATGCCGGTTTCACGGTGACGCTGTGGAATCGCAGCAAGGCCAAAGCGGAAGACCTGATCGCCCGCGGCGCGCAATGGGCGACCTCGCCTGAGGACGCCGCGATCGATGCCGATGCGGTCGTGACCATGGTCGCCGATGACGAGGCCTCGCGTGCGGTCTGGCTCGGGCCCAAGGGCGCGGCCAAGACCGCGAAGGCCGGCACCATCGGCATCGAATGCTCGACCGTCTCCTATGACCATGCCCGCGAGATGGGCCGCGAGCTGAACGCGCGCGGGCTCATTTACATCGACTGCCCCGTGACCGGATTGCCCGATGCGGCCGCTAGCGGAAAGCTGACGCTGCTGGTTGGTGCCAATGCGGCCGATCTCGAGCGCGCGCGGCCTTATCTCGACCCAATCGGCTCAACCATCCGCCATTTCGGCGCGGTCGGCACCGGCACGGTCTACAAGCTCATCAACAATCTCTTGGGCGCGATCCAGATCGCCGGCCTTGCCGAGGGGCTTGCGATCGCCGAGCAGGCCGGGCTCGACATGAACCTCGTGCTGGAGTCGATCCAGGCGGGCGTCGCCGCAAGCCCACAGGTGCAGCGCCACTCCAAGCGCATGGTCGCTCGCGACTTCGGCGTCGCGACCTTCACGGCGGCGCTGCGGCACAAGGATGCCGCCTATGCGGTGGAGCTCGCCGAGAGTCTGCTGGCTGATAAGCCGCTGGTCGCACGCGCCGCTGTCGAGGCCTATGCGCAGGCGAAGGCCGTGATGCCCGACGATGATGAAGGCCGGATGATCGAGCTGGTATCGCGGCCGAAGAAATTCTCGTAG
- the prfB gene encoding peptide chain release factor 2 (programmed frameshift) — MRAEIERLVEEIKQSVGLLRRHLDVEKSTARLAELNKLAEDPDLWNDPQKAQKLMQERTSLEDALSGIGKVEQELEDDIGMIELGEAEGDDGVVAEAEAALKNLKKEVARRELEALLSGEADRFDSYLEVHAGAGGTESQDWAQMLLRMYTRWAETHGFKVEFLEESEGEEAGIKSATIQVSGHNAYGWLKTEAGVHRLVRISPFDSNARRHTSFSSVQVFPVIDDSIKIDIKESDVRTDTMRSGGAGGQHVNKTESAVRLTHIPTGVAVVCQAGRSQHKNRAQAWDMLRARLYEIELKKREEKAAADQAAKTDIGWGHQIRSYVLQPYQMVKDLRTGVQTSDTSGVLNGELDDFMAATLAQRAFGTTSGDIEDVD; from the exons ATGCGTGCCGAAATCGAGCGGTTGGTAGAAGAGATCAAGCAGTCAGTCGGGCTGCTGAGGAGGCATCTT GACGTCGAGAAATCGACGGCGCGCCTCGCTGAGCTGAACAAGCTCGCAGAAGATCCCGATCTCTGGAACGATCCCCAGAAAGCCCAGAAACTGATGCAGGAGCGCACCTCGCTCGAGGATGCGCTGTCGGGCATCGGCAAGGTCGAGCAGGAGCTCGAAGACGATATCGGCATGATCGAGCTCGGCGAGGCCGAGGGCGATGACGGTGTCGTTGCCGAGGCCGAAGCCGCGCTGAAGAACCTCAAGAAGGAGGTGGCGCGGCGTGAACTCGAGGCGCTGCTGTCGGGCGAGGCCGACCGCTTCGATTCCTATCTCGAAGTCCATGCCGGCGCTGGCGGCACCGAAAGCCAGGACTGGGCGCAGATGCTCTTGCGCATGTACACGCGCTGGGCCGAAACCCACGGCTTCAAGGTCGAATTTCTGGAAGAATCCGAGGGTGAAGAGGCCGGCATCAAGTCGGCGACCATCCAGGTTTCCGGCCACAACGCCTATGGCTGGCTGAAGACCGAAGCGGGTGTGCATCGCCTGGTGCGCATCTCGCCGTTCGACTCCAACGCGCGGCGGCACACCTCGTTCTCGAGCGTGCAGGTATTCCCCGTCATCGACGACAGCATCAAGATCGACATCAAGGAGTCCGACGTCCGCACCGACACCATGCGTTCGGGCGGTGCCGGCGGTCAGCACGTCAACAAGACCGAATCCGCGGTGCGCCTGACGCATATTCCGACTGGTGTCGCGGTGGTCTGTCAGGCCGGCCGCTCCCAACACAAGAACCGCGCGCAGGCCTGGGACATGCTGCGTGCTCGCCTTTACGAGATCGAACTGAAGAAGCGCGAGGAGAAGGCGGCCGCCGACCAGGCTGCCAAGACCGATATCGGCTGGGGCCACCAGATCCGCTCGTACGTGCTGCAGCCCTACCAGATGGTGAAGGATTTGCGCACGGGGGTGCAGACCTCGGACACATCCGGCGTGCTCAATGGCGAGCTCGACGACTTCATGGCCGCGACGCTGGCGCAGCGCGCCTTCGGCACCACCAGCGGCGACATCGAGGACGTGGATTGA
- a CDS encoding penicillin-binding protein 1A, with the protein MRLLVRFMGFLFAAGTVVFLVGVGAVAGLIWHFSKDLPDYSQLQDYEPPVMTRVHAVDGSLLGEYAKERRLYLPIQAVPKLVINAFLAAEDKNFYEHGGIDYTGMARAGLLYIQNYGSNRRPQGASTITQQVAKNFLLTNEVSFARKIKEALLAMRIEKTYSKDKILELYLNEIYLGLGAYGIAAASLVYFDKSVNELTVAEAAYLAALPKMPATLHPVRNRDRAIERRNYVIDRLQENGWIKQADAEKARKEPLAVTSRSNGAHTFAGEYFAEEVRRDIFERYGEKKLYEGGLSVRTTLDPKIQVMARKTMVAGLVNYDEQQGYRGAMSKLDISGDWGVKLAEIKSLSDISPWRMAVVLETSDQSARIGFQPSRELGGAISKQRETGIVTVDGVRWARATQGGTRGKTPTAVSQVLQPGDVIYADPLYKDGQPVEGQYRLRQIPEVSGAMVVMDPWTGRVLAMVGGFSFDQSQFNRATQAYRQPGSSFKPIVYSAALDNGYTPSTVVLDAPIEIDQGQGAGVWRPENFSSGKFQGPVTLRNALRQSLNTVTVRLAQDIGMPLIGEYARRFGVYDELPNYLSYALGAGETTAMRMVTAYSMLANGGRRVKPTLIDRIQDRYGRTIFKHDQRECRGCDAPGGWKNQAEPQLIDRREQVLDSMTAYQITELMEGVVQAGTATVVKEVGKPIAGKTGTTNEAKDAWFVGFSPDVAVAIYMGYDKPRPLGKGNAATGGHLAAPIARDFLKLALADKPAVPFKVPAGIKLVRVVSKTGMRAGPGETGGTILEAFKPGTAPPDNYSVIGVADADGRMPASQQQQPDSGFFMRPGTGGLY; encoded by the coding sequence ATGCGCTTGCTGGTGCGGTTCATGGGCTTCCTGTTCGCCGCGGGAACAGTGGTGTTCCTTGTCGGTGTCGGGGCCGTGGCAGGCCTGATCTGGCATTTCTCCAAGGACTTGCCGGACTACTCTCAGCTTCAGGATTACGAGCCGCCGGTGATGACCCGCGTGCACGCGGTCGACGGTTCGCTGCTCGGCGAATACGCCAAGGAGCGGCGGCTGTATCTGCCGATCCAGGCCGTGCCCAAGCTCGTGATCAACGCGTTCCTGGCGGCCGAGGACAAGAATTTCTACGAGCATGGCGGCATCGACTACACCGGCATGGCGCGCGCCGGTCTGCTTTACATCCAGAACTACGGCTCGAATCGGCGTCCGCAAGGCGCCTCCACCATCACCCAGCAGGTCGCCAAGAACTTCCTTCTGACCAACGAGGTCTCCTTCGCGCGCAAGATCAAAGAAGCCTTGCTGGCGATGCGCATCGAGAAGACCTACTCGAAGGACAAGATCCTCGAGCTGTATCTGAACGAAATCTATCTCGGCCTCGGCGCCTACGGCATCGCGGCGGCGTCGCTGGTCTATTTCGATAAGTCAGTGAACGAGCTCACCGTTGCGGAAGCCGCTTATCTGGCCGCGCTGCCGAAGATGCCGGCGACCCTGCATCCGGTGCGCAACCGCGACCGCGCCATCGAGCGCCGCAACTATGTGATCGACCGTCTCCAGGAGAACGGCTGGATCAAGCAGGCCGACGCCGAGAAGGCGCGCAAGGAGCCGCTCGCCGTCACCAGCCGCTCCAACGGGGCCCACACTTTCGCCGGCGAATATTTCGCCGAGGAAGTCCGCCGCGACATCTTCGAGCGCTATGGCGAGAAGAAGCTGTATGAGGGCGGCCTCTCTGTCCGCACCACGCTCGATCCGAAGATCCAGGTCATGGCGCGCAAGACCATGGTTGCCGGCCTCGTGAACTATGACGAGCAGCAGGGCTATCGCGGTGCCATGAGCAAGCTCGATATTTCGGGCGACTGGGGCGTGAAGCTCGCCGAGATCAAATCGCTCTCCGACATCTCGCCATGGCGCATGGCGGTGGTGCTGGAAACCAGCGACCAGTCGGCGCGCATCGGCTTCCAGCCGAGCCGCGAGCTGGGCGGTGCCATCAGCAAGCAGCGCGAGACAGGCATCGTCACGGTCGACGGCGTGCGCTGGGCGCGGGCCACGCAGGGCGGCACAAGGGGCAAGACGCCGACGGCGGTGTCGCAGGTGCTCCAGCCCGGCGACGTCATTTATGCCGATCCGCTCTACAAGGACGGTCAGCCCGTCGAGGGCCAGTACCGGCTGCGTCAGATCCCCGAAGTGTCGGGCGCGATGGTGGTGATGGATCCCTGGACCGGCCGCGTGCTCGCGATGGTCGGCGGCTTCTCGTTCGACCAGAGCCAGTTCAATCGCGCCACGCAGGCCTATCGGCAGCCGGGTTCGTCGTTCAAGCCGATCGTCTATTCGGCCGCGCTCGACAACGGCTATACGCCGTCGACCGTGGTACTCGACGCGCCGATCGAAATCGATCAGGGCCAGGGCGCCGGCGTGTGGCGGCCTGAAAACTTCTCCTCGGGCAAGTTCCAGGGACCGGTGACGCTGCGCAACGCGCTGCGGCAGTCGCTGAACACCGTGACGGTGCGCCTCGCGCAGGACATCGGCATGCCCTTGATCGGCGAATATGCCCGCCGCTTCGGCGTCTATGACGAGCTGCCGAACTATCTGTCCTACGCGCTCGGCGCTGGCGAAACGACGGCGATGCGCATGGTCACGGCTTACTCGATGCTCGCCAATGGCGGCCGCCGGGTGAAGCCGACCTTGATCGACCGCATCCAGGACCGCTACGGCCGCACCATCTTCAAGCACGACCAGCGCGAATGCCGCGGCTGCGACGCGCCGGGCGGCTGGAAGAATCAGGCCGAGCCGCAGCTGATCGACCGCCGTGAGCAGGTGCTGGATTCCATGACCGCCTATCAGATCACCGAGCTGATGGAAGGCGTGGTGCAGGCCGGTACCGCGACCGTGGTCAAGGAAGTCGGCAAGCCGATCGCCGGTAAGACCGGCACCACCAACGAGGCCAAGGACGCCTGGTTCGTCGGCTTCTCGCCCGACGTCGCCGTCGCCATCTATATGGGCTACGACAAGCCGCGCCCGCTCGGCAAAGGCAATGCCGCGACCGGCGGCCATCTGGCAGCTCCCATCGCGCGCGATTTCCTCAAGCTTGCGCTCGCCGACAAGCCCGCCGTTCCGTTCAAGGTGCCGGCCGGCATCAAGCTCGTGCGCGTTGTCTCCAAGACCGGCATGCGCGCAGGTCCCGGCGAGACCGGCGGAACCATCCTCGAAGCCTTCAAGCCGGGCACGGCGCCGCCGGATAATTATTCGGTCATCGGCGTGGCCGATGCCGACGGGCGCATGCCGGCGTCGCAGCAGCAGCAGCCGGATTCCGGCTTCTTCATGCGGCCGGGCACCGGCGGGCTGTACTAA